The following are encoded in a window of Castanea sativa cultivar Marrone di Chiusa Pesio chromosome 5, ASM4071231v1 genomic DNA:
- the LOC142635504 gene encoding receptor-like protein kinase FERONIA — MARGLHYLHTGLKHNIIHHDVKPRNIMLDEKLEAKLTDLGLSKLYLPSLSKVLIRVKSQVVGTYGYADPEFIAIGELSDKSDVYSFGVVLLEVLNARKARDIKLTKEQKFRVTWGRKCIEEWTNQIIDSYLMGKDRPVNGLSSRVFQVIY, encoded by the coding sequence ATGGCGCGTGGACTGCACTACCTTCACACTGGACTGAAGCATAATATCATCCACCATGACGTGAAGCCAAGAAACATAATGTTGGACGAGAAATTGGAGGCCAAGTTGACAGATTTGGGGTTGTCCAAATTGTATCTGCCGAGTTTGTCAAAGGTTTTGATTAGAGTAAAATCTCAGGTAGTAGGTACTTACGGATACGCTGATCCAGAGTTTATTGCAATAGGAGAATTGTCTGATAAATCTGATGTATACTCTTTTGGTGTGGTACTGCTAGAAGTACTCAATGCCAGAAAAGCAAGAGACATCAAACTGACAAAAGAACAGAAGTTTCGGGTTACATGGGGCCGAAAATGCATTGAAGAATGGACTAATCAGATAATTGATTCATATCTGATGGGGAAGGATCGTCCCGTGAATGGACTAAGCTCCAGAGTGTTTCAAGTTATATATTAA